The Scomber japonicus isolate fScoJap1 chromosome 9, fScoJap1.pri, whole genome shotgun sequence genome includes a region encoding these proteins:
- the ficd gene encoding protein adenylyltransferase FICD produces the protein MAAVTVWRYTSGRVLGGWGPVLCVLLGSLVVLLMPLVGVEDQCCATLKGIAQLRCQLWGSPPQPPTVQSTSLTVPFTALDLLPQRSKPSKEMKLEAKAALQQALEMKKVGKREKAHKLLAHALSMNPDFVDALTELGTILEEEKDVVQADHLYTKALTISPCNERALVSRDRTLPLVEEIDQRHFGIIDSKVRRLMSIPKGNSALRRVMEETYYHHIYHTVAIEGSTLTLSEIRHIIETRYAVPGKSLQEQNEAIGVDAAMKYINTTLLSRTGAMTVSDILEIHRRVLGYVDPVEGGRLRTSQVFVGHHIPPHPRDLQRHMEELIQWLNSEEALQLHPVEYAALGHYKLVYVHPFVDGNGRTSRLLMNLVLMQARYPPITIRKEQRAEYYAALDTANEGDVRPFIRFIAKCTEMTLDTLLISTTEHAVGLPGAGHDEACPNCKQTIPVHN, from the exons ATGGCTGCTGTGACGGTGTGGCGATACACCAGCGGCAGGGTCCTGGGAGGATGGGGCCCAGTGCTGTGTGTCCTCCTCGGGTCCCTGGTGGTCCTCCTGATGCCTCTGGTCGGGGTGGAGGACCAGTGCTGTGCCACCTTGAAGGGCATCGCCCAGCTCCGCTGCCAGCTGTGGGGAAGCCCCCCTCAACCTCCAACGGTGCAGTCAACCAGCCTCACTGTCCCCTTCACTGCTCTCGATCTGCTGCCTCAGAGGTCTAAGCCGAGCAAAG AGATGAAGCTGGAGGCTAAAGCAGCGCTGCAGCAGGCTCTGGAGATGAAGAAGGTGGGGAAGAGGGAGAAGGCCCACAAGCTGCTGGCGCACGCACTCAGTATGAATCCAGATTTTGTGGATGCCCTGACAGAGCTGGGGACTATtttggaggaggagaaagatgtCGTCCAGGCAGACCACCTCTACACCAAAGCCTTGACCATCTCCCCATGCAATGAGAGGGCTCTCGTCAGCCGAGACCGAACTCTCCCGCTGGTGGAGGAGATTGACCAGCGTCATTTTGGCATCATTGACAGTAAAGTGCGCAGGCTTATGTCCATTCCTAAAGGCAACTCTGCTCTCCGACGAGTGATGGAGGAAACCTACTACCACCATATTTACCACACGGTTGCCATTGAAGGTAGCACGCTCACTCTATCTGAGATCCGCCATATCATCGAGACACGATACGCAGTGCCCGGGAAGAGCCTGCAAGAGCAGAACGAGGCCATCGGTGTGGATGCAGCAATGAAATACATCAACACCACACTGTTGTCCAGAACAGGAGCCATGACTGTCAGTGACATCCTGGAGATTCACCGGCGAGTCCTCGGCTACGTAGACCctgtggagggagggaggctgcGCACTAGTCAGGTGTTTGTGGGCCACCACATCCCGCCCCACCCTCGGGACCTGCAGCGACACATGGAGGAGCTGATTCAGTGGCTCAATTCTGAGGAGGCACTACAGCTGCACCCTGTGGAGTACGCAGCTCTCGGCCACTACAAACTGGTGTATGTGCACCCGTTTGTAGACGGCAACGGACGCACATCACGCCTGCTAATGAACCTTGTGCTCATGCAGGCGCGATACCCGCCCATCACTATTCGGAAAGAACAAAGGGCTGAATACTACGCAGCTCTGGACACAGCCAATGAGGGAGATGTACGTCCTTTCATCCGCTTTATAGCCAAATGTACAGAGATGACTTTGGACACTTTGTTGATTTCTACAACAGAGCACGCTGTGGGGCTGCCGGGAGCCGGACACGATGAGGCCTGTCCTAACTGCAAACAGACCATCCCAGTCCACAACTGA
- the sart3 gene encoding squamous cell carcinoma antigen recognized by T-cells 3 isoform X2 yields MAASSNAEQTQLQDMEEEDPGMEEREMESDDDDEEGMGVENSDDEEEDDSSEDEKENEAEIQRLEEQLSINAFDYNCHVDLIKLLKQEGELIRLRKARQKMSELFPLTEEIWLDWLKDEIRLTEEEPNREKVYELFERAIKDYICPDIWLEYAQYSIGGMGSPGGIEKVRSIFERALTAVGLHMTKGNTVWEAYREFENAILSTVQPPPGRIPSHEEQELLNTQLERIHTLFRRQLAIPLMDMEATYAEYEEWSDQGVAETVVHQYKKALQQMEKCKALEEPLLAAEPPKLTEYQTYIDFELKEGDPPRIQITFERALAENCLVPDMWAKYNTYLDRQLKIKDLVLSTHERAVRNCPWTMGLWKSYLLALERHGADHQTVSDVFEKALNAGFIQATDYVEIWQAYLDYLRRRVDFSKESSKELEELRGSFTRSLDYMKQDVEERFGESGDPSCVIMQIWAKIEALHCKNMQKARELWDIIMTKGNAKYANMWLEYYNLERSYGDAIHCRKALHRAVQCTSDYPEHVCEVLLTFERVEGSLEDWDVAVQKTETRLNRVNEQRAKVAEKEANLARQDVDRAEQRRKAKAEKKGQKKGQKDFRPREKRKAEQDDYHNEWNEDSPPKRHRGNKDQTGEEYMETETGVSGRNAPPGYKPTPPSVKKAQEAAAQKQHDDKPELRNDNSSVFISNLAYTLEEPEEKLRTLFEPCGPINQIRPIFSNKGGFKGYCYVQFEAPVSVPEALKLDRREVEGRPMFVSPCVDKNKNPDFKVFKYNTSIEKQKIFISGLPFSCTKEQLEEISKKYGTVVDVRLVTYRSGKPKGLAYVEFADETQASQAVLKMDGMEIETNKISVAISNPPRRNMMDKPGSSRPTTDLMPRQVYGSRGRGRTQLSLLPRSLHRQSAPISKVENGNAATAANTAGEAKPLSNSDFARMILNK; encoded by the exons ATGGCAGCGTCAAGCAACGCAGAGCAAACGCAGTTGCAagatatggaggaggaagatcccgggatggaggagagagagatggagtcGGACGACGACGACGAGGAGGGTATGGGAGTAGAAAATTCAGACGACGAAGAAGAGGACGACTCCTCGGAAGATGAGAAGGAGAATGAAGCCGAAATACAGCGTCTGGAGGAGCAG CTGTCGATCAATGCTTTTGACTACAACTGCCACGTGGATCTCATCAAGCTATTAAAGCAGGAGGGAGAGCTTATCCGTCTGCGAAAAGCAAGGCAGAAGATGAGCGAACTTTTCCCACTCACTGAAG AGATTTGGTTAGATTGGCTCAAGGATGAGATTCGCCTGACTGAGGAGGAGCCAAACCGAGAGAAAGTCTATGAACTTTTTGAGAGAGCTATAAAAGATTACATCT GCCCAGATATCTGGCTTGAATATGCACAGTATTCAATTGGTGGCATGGGCTCACCAGGTGGGATAGAAAAAGTGAGGTCTATCTTTGAGAGAGCCTTAACAGCTGTGGGCCTCCACATGACCAAGGGTAACACGGTGTGGGAGGCATACAGAGAGTTTGAGAACGCCATTCTATCCACAGTACAG CCTCCTCCTGGCAGGATTCCCAGCCATGAGGAGCAGGAGCTGCTGAACACTCAGCTTGAGCGCATCCATACACTGTTTCGCCGCCAGCTGGCCATCCCCTTAATGG ACATGGAGGCCACCTACGCAGAGTATGAAGAGTGGTCTGACCAAGGGGTGGCAGAAACAGTCGTACATCAGTACAAAAAGGCTTTGCAGCAGATGGAGAAGTGCAAGGCTTTAGAGGAGCCATTG CTGGCTGCAGAGCCTCCTAAGCTGACGGAGTATCAGACCTACATCGACTTTGAACTGAAGGAGGGTGACCCACCCCGAATCCAGATAACCTTCGAACGAGCTCTGGCCGAGAACTGCCTGGTACCAGACATGTGGgcaaaatacaacacatatCTC GACCGTCAGCTGAAAATCAAAGACCTGGTTCTTTCCACTCATGAACGTGCCGTCAGAAACTGCCCCTGGACCATGGGTTTGTGGAAGAGCTACCTGCTGGCTCTGGAGAGGCACGGGGCTGATCATCAAACTGTCTCAG ATGTTTTTGAAAAGGCACTGAATGCAGGTTTCATTCAAGCGACAGATTATGTGGAAATTTGGCAGGCATACCTCGACTACCTGAGGAGACGTGTGGATTTCAGCAAAG AGTCCAGTAAAGAGTTAGAGGAGTTACGAGGATCCTTCACTCGATCTCTGGACTACATGAAACAAGATGTTGAAGAAA GATTTGGTGAAAGTGGAGATCCTTCCTGTGTCATAATGCAGATCTGGGCAAAGATAGAG GCCCTCCACTGCAAGAACATGCAAAAAGCCAGAGAACTGTGGGACATCATCATGACAAAAGGGAACGCCAAATACGCCAACATGTGGTTGGAGTACTATAACCTTGAAAG ATCTTATGGAGATGCTATCCACTGTCGCAAAGCTCTTCACAGAGCAGTCCAGTGCACCTCAGACTACCCAGAGCACGTGTGTGAAGTCCTGCTCACCTTTGAGAGAGTGGAAG GTTCTTTAGAGGACTGGGATGTGGCAGTGCAAAAGACAGAGACCCGGCTGAACAGGGTTAATGAGCAACGGGCAAAG GTGGCTGAGAAAGAAGCCAACCTGGCTCGCCAAGACGTGGACAGAGCTGAGCAACGGCGAAAGGCCAAGGCAGAAAAGAAGGGTCAGAAAAAGGGTCAGAAGGACTTTCGACCcagggagaagaggaaagcaGAGCAGGATGATTATCACAATGAATGGAATGAAGACTCCC CCCCCAAAAGgcacagaggaaacaaggacCAAACCGGAGAAGAGTAtatggagacagagacaggagtGTCTGGGAGGAATGCTCCCCCCGGCTATAAGCCTACTCCACCTAGCGTTAAAAAAGCCCAGGAGGCTGCCGCCCAGAAGCAACACGACGACAAGCCTGAGCTTCGAAACGATAACAGCAGTGTGTTCATCAGCAATCTGGCATACACACTGGAGGAGCCCGAGGAAAAACTCAGGACGCTGTTTGAGCCCTGTGGCCCCATTAATCAGATTCGGCCCATCTTCAGCAACAAAGGGGGCTTCAAAGGCTACTGCTACGTACAGTTTGAAGCCCCGGTGTCAGTCCCTGAAGCCCTGAAGCTGGATAGACGAGAGGTCGAGGGCAGGCCCATGTTTGTGTCACCATGtgtagacaaaaacaaaaaccctgACTTTAAG GTGTTCAAATACAACACATCTATTGAGAAACAGAAAATCTTTATCTCTGGGCTGCCATTCTCCTGCACTAAGGAACAACTGGAGGAAATAAGCAAAAAGTATGGCACCGTTGTAGATGTTCGTCTGGTCACGTATCGCTCAGGAAAACCCAAG GGTCTGGCATATGTTGAGTTTGCAGATGAAACTCAGGCTTCTCAGGCAGTACTGAAAATGGATGGTATGGAGATAGAGACCAACAAAATCTCTGTTGCTATAAGTAACCCTCCTCGCAGGAACATGATGGATAAACCTGGTTCCAGCAGACCCACGACAGACCTGATGCCTCGACAGGTCTATGGCTC gAGGGGTAGAGGACGCACCCAACTCTCGTTACTCCCTCGTTCCCTGCATCGACAAAGTGCACCTATAAGCAAAGTGGAGAACGGAAATGCAGCAACAGCAGCGAACACAGCCGGAGAAGCAAAGCCTTTGTCAAATTCAGACTTTGCCAGGATGATTCTCAATAAGTGA
- the sart3 gene encoding squamous cell carcinoma antigen recognized by T-cells 3 isoform X1, translating into MAASSNAEQTQLQDMEEEDPGMEEREMESDDDDEEGMGVENSDDEEEDDSSEDEKENEAEIQRLEEQLSINAFDYNCHVDLIKLLKQEGELIRLRKARQKMSELFPLTEEIWLDWLKDEIRLTEEEPNREKVYELFERAIKDYICPDIWLEYAQYSIGGMGSPGGIEKVRSIFERALTAVGLHMTKGNTVWEAYREFENAILSTVQPPPGRIPSHEEQELLNTQLERIHTLFRRQLAIPLMDMEATYAEYEEWSDQGVAETVVHQYKKALQQMEKCKALEEPLLAAEPPKLTEYQTYIDFELKEGDPPRIQITFERALAENCLVPDMWAKYNTYLDRQLKIKDLVLSTHERAVRNCPWTMGLWKSYLLALERHGADHQTVSDVFEKALNAGFIQATDYVEIWQAYLDYLRRRVDFSKESSKELEELRGSFTRSLDYMKQDVEERFGESGDPSCVIMQIWAKIEALHCKNMQKARELWDIIMTKGNAKYANMWLEYYNLERSYGDAIHCRKALHRAVQCTSDYPEHVCEVLLTFERVEGSLEDWDVAVQKTETRLNRVNEQRAKVAEKEANLARQDVDRAEQRRKAKAEKKGQKKGQKDFRPREKRKAEQDDYHNEWNEDSQQAPKRHRGNKDQTGEEYMETETGVSGRNAPPGYKPTPPSVKKAQEAAAQKQHDDKPELRNDNSSVFISNLAYTLEEPEEKLRTLFEPCGPINQIRPIFSNKGGFKGYCYVQFEAPVSVPEALKLDRREVEGRPMFVSPCVDKNKNPDFKVFKYNTSIEKQKIFISGLPFSCTKEQLEEISKKYGTVVDVRLVTYRSGKPKGLAYVEFADETQASQAVLKMDGMEIETNKISVAISNPPRRNMMDKPGSSRPTTDLMPRQVYGSRGRGRTQLSLLPRSLHRQSAPISKVENGNAATAANTAGEAKPLSNSDFARMILNK; encoded by the exons ATGGCAGCGTCAAGCAACGCAGAGCAAACGCAGTTGCAagatatggaggaggaagatcccgggatggaggagagagagatggagtcGGACGACGACGACGAGGAGGGTATGGGAGTAGAAAATTCAGACGACGAAGAAGAGGACGACTCCTCGGAAGATGAGAAGGAGAATGAAGCCGAAATACAGCGTCTGGAGGAGCAG CTGTCGATCAATGCTTTTGACTACAACTGCCACGTGGATCTCATCAAGCTATTAAAGCAGGAGGGAGAGCTTATCCGTCTGCGAAAAGCAAGGCAGAAGATGAGCGAACTTTTCCCACTCACTGAAG AGATTTGGTTAGATTGGCTCAAGGATGAGATTCGCCTGACTGAGGAGGAGCCAAACCGAGAGAAAGTCTATGAACTTTTTGAGAGAGCTATAAAAGATTACATCT GCCCAGATATCTGGCTTGAATATGCACAGTATTCAATTGGTGGCATGGGCTCACCAGGTGGGATAGAAAAAGTGAGGTCTATCTTTGAGAGAGCCTTAACAGCTGTGGGCCTCCACATGACCAAGGGTAACACGGTGTGGGAGGCATACAGAGAGTTTGAGAACGCCATTCTATCCACAGTACAG CCTCCTCCTGGCAGGATTCCCAGCCATGAGGAGCAGGAGCTGCTGAACACTCAGCTTGAGCGCATCCATACACTGTTTCGCCGCCAGCTGGCCATCCCCTTAATGG ACATGGAGGCCACCTACGCAGAGTATGAAGAGTGGTCTGACCAAGGGGTGGCAGAAACAGTCGTACATCAGTACAAAAAGGCTTTGCAGCAGATGGAGAAGTGCAAGGCTTTAGAGGAGCCATTG CTGGCTGCAGAGCCTCCTAAGCTGACGGAGTATCAGACCTACATCGACTTTGAACTGAAGGAGGGTGACCCACCCCGAATCCAGATAACCTTCGAACGAGCTCTGGCCGAGAACTGCCTGGTACCAGACATGTGGgcaaaatacaacacatatCTC GACCGTCAGCTGAAAATCAAAGACCTGGTTCTTTCCACTCATGAACGTGCCGTCAGAAACTGCCCCTGGACCATGGGTTTGTGGAAGAGCTACCTGCTGGCTCTGGAGAGGCACGGGGCTGATCATCAAACTGTCTCAG ATGTTTTTGAAAAGGCACTGAATGCAGGTTTCATTCAAGCGACAGATTATGTGGAAATTTGGCAGGCATACCTCGACTACCTGAGGAGACGTGTGGATTTCAGCAAAG AGTCCAGTAAAGAGTTAGAGGAGTTACGAGGATCCTTCACTCGATCTCTGGACTACATGAAACAAGATGTTGAAGAAA GATTTGGTGAAAGTGGAGATCCTTCCTGTGTCATAATGCAGATCTGGGCAAAGATAGAG GCCCTCCACTGCAAGAACATGCAAAAAGCCAGAGAACTGTGGGACATCATCATGACAAAAGGGAACGCCAAATACGCCAACATGTGGTTGGAGTACTATAACCTTGAAAG ATCTTATGGAGATGCTATCCACTGTCGCAAAGCTCTTCACAGAGCAGTCCAGTGCACCTCAGACTACCCAGAGCACGTGTGTGAAGTCCTGCTCACCTTTGAGAGAGTGGAAG GTTCTTTAGAGGACTGGGATGTGGCAGTGCAAAAGACAGAGACCCGGCTGAACAGGGTTAATGAGCAACGGGCAAAG GTGGCTGAGAAAGAAGCCAACCTGGCTCGCCAAGACGTGGACAGAGCTGAGCAACGGCGAAAGGCCAAGGCAGAAAAGAAGGGTCAGAAAAAGGGTCAGAAGGACTTTCGACCcagggagaagaggaaagcaGAGCAGGATGATTATCACAATGAATGGAATGAAGACTCCC AACAAGCCCCCAAAAGgcacagaggaaacaaggacCAAACCGGAGAAGAGTAtatggagacagagacaggagtGTCTGGGAGGAATGCTCCCCCCGGCTATAAGCCTACTCCACCTAGCGTTAAAAAAGCCCAGGAGGCTGCCGCCCAGAAGCAACACGACGACAAGCCTGAGCTTCGAAACGATAACAGCAGTGTGTTCATCAGCAATCTGGCATACACACTGGAGGAGCCCGAGGAAAAACTCAGGACGCTGTTTGAGCCCTGTGGCCCCATTAATCAGATTCGGCCCATCTTCAGCAACAAAGGGGGCTTCAAAGGCTACTGCTACGTACAGTTTGAAGCCCCGGTGTCAGTCCCTGAAGCCCTGAAGCTGGATAGACGAGAGGTCGAGGGCAGGCCCATGTTTGTGTCACCATGtgtagacaaaaacaaaaaccctgACTTTAAG GTGTTCAAATACAACACATCTATTGAGAAACAGAAAATCTTTATCTCTGGGCTGCCATTCTCCTGCACTAAGGAACAACTGGAGGAAATAAGCAAAAAGTATGGCACCGTTGTAGATGTTCGTCTGGTCACGTATCGCTCAGGAAAACCCAAG GGTCTGGCATATGTTGAGTTTGCAGATGAAACTCAGGCTTCTCAGGCAGTACTGAAAATGGATGGTATGGAGATAGAGACCAACAAAATCTCTGTTGCTATAAGTAACCCTCCTCGCAGGAACATGATGGATAAACCTGGTTCCAGCAGACCCACGACAGACCTGATGCCTCGACAGGTCTATGGCTC gAGGGGTAGAGGACGCACCCAACTCTCGTTACTCCCTCGTTCCCTGCATCGACAAAGTGCACCTATAAGCAAAGTGGAGAACGGAAATGCAGCAACAGCAGCGAACACAGCCGGAGAAGCAAAGCCTTTGTCAAATTCAGACTTTGCCAGGATGATTCTCAATAAGTGA
- the iscu gene encoding iron-sulfur cluster assembly enzyme ISCU produces the protein MAMLSLSKSSLLLFSKRLFGPQLNVLCSYHEKVVDHYENPRNVGTLDKNSRNVGTGLVGAPACGDVMKLQIEVDENGKIVDAKFKTFGCGSAIASSSLATEWVKGKSVDEALRIKNTDIAKELCLPPVKLHCSMLAEDAIKAALSDYRLKQDKKEERVKANN, from the exons ATGGCGATGTTGTCCTTATCGAAATCCTCGTTGTTGTTATTCAGCAAAAGGTTATTCGGCCCGCAGCTGAATGTCCTCTGTTCATATCACGAAAAG gTGGTGGATCACTATGAAAACCCAAGAAATGTGGGCACCTTAGACAAAAACTCCAGGAATGTGGGGACTGGATTGGTGGGCGCACCTGCCTGTGGTGATGTTATGAAACTTCAG ATTGAGGTTGACGAAAATGGAAAGATTGTGGATGCGAAATTCAAGACATTTGGCTGCGGATCAGCCATCGCCTCCAGTTCTCTAGCAACTGAGTGGGTGAAGGGGAAGTCG GTTGATGAAGCTTTGAGGATCAAGAACACAGATATTGCCAAAGAACTCTGCCTTCCTCCAGTCAAGCTTCATTGCTCCA tGCTTGCAGAAGATGCCATAAAAGCAGCACTGTCAGACTACAGATTAAAACAGGACAAGAAGGAGGAGCGTGTCAAAGCCAACAATTAA
- the LOC128364930 gene encoding leucine-rich repeat transmembrane protein FLRT3, translated as MSPCPPGCCCPRPGFLVLCESLGLRSLPRSVPLSTSALSVARNQLCNVDHLLRPFSGLQELSLSHNLLARFPLGLPPSLESLLLQENRITYITSGALRKLRNLTRLDLEDNRIRAIQPGALEGLIKLQVLTLKGNQLKRLPLNLPSSLTHLDLSANCISTLDLPSLSTLVNLQVLKINSNCLRSVPESAFDGLPHLRSVDLTNNLWVCECDILYLYRWLLNSRLKMATDLVCSEPVHLAHRLLLNLSVMAICPRVLKPNERTHRLPASTAEPVVPAFKSSLDKNNNNSESSSDGLQQMSKAQSIHKNVSNTRIVLEHYTLETLSYEDCLSLNKTQTVSPSYLTTSLPSEEQRCRDNITGRYPQINSTSAEVTQSLLSTNRDAPLPTPNPRPFTQQDSVVISLLAVLCVLVAFLMLAVLLVLKKVLRSQQRVAPLDGGSGG; from the coding sequence ATGTCTCCCTGTCCTCCTGGCTGCTGCTGCCCTCGCCCAGGATTTTTAGTCCTGTGTGAGTCCCTGGGTCTCAGGTCGCTTCCTCGCTCTGTCCCACTGAGCACCTCAGCCTTGTCTGTGGCTAGAAACCAGCTTTGCAACGTGGACCACCTGCTGCGGCCCTTCTCTGGCCTGCAGGAGCTCAGCCTCAGTCATAATCTGCTGGCCCGCTTCCCTCTTGGCTTGCCTCCCAGTCTAGAGTCCCTGCTGCTGCAGGAAAACCGCATCACTTACATCACCTCAGGTGCCCTGAGGAAGCTGAGGAACCTCACTCgcctggatctggaggacaacCGAATTCGTGCCATCCAGCCTGGGGCACTTGAGGGTCTAATCAAGTTGCAGGTCCTGACACTGAAGGGTAATCAACTGAAAAGGCTTCCTCTGAATCTCCCGTCCTCACTGACCCACTTAGACCTCTCTGCTAACTGCATCTCAACCCTGGACCTGCCCTCACTGTCCACCCTGGTTAACCTGCAGGTCCTGAAGATCAACAGCAACTGCCTGCGTTCAGTCCCAGAGAGCGCCTTCGACGGGCTGCCACATCTCCGGTCTGTGGACCTCACAAACAACCTGTGGGTGTGCGAGTGTGACATTTTGTATCTTTACCGCTGGCTGCTGAACAGTCGGTTGAAAATGGCCACAGACCTGGTGTGCTCTGAGCCAGTCCACCTTGCTCACCGTCTGCTTCTCAACCTCTCTGTCATGGCTATCTGTCCCCGTGTTCTGAAGCCAAATGAAAGGACACACCGACTGCCGGCCTCCACAGCTGAGCCTGTAGTGCCTGCCTTTAAAAGTTCGCTGGATAAGAATAATAACAACTCTGAAAGCTCATCAGATGGTTTACAGCAAATGTCAAAAGCTCAAAGCATTCACAAAAATGTTTCCAATACTCGTATAGTACTTGAGCACTACACTTTAGAGACTCTTAGCTACGAGGACTGCTTGTCCTTAAATAAGACACAAACTGTAAGTCCTTCCTACTTAACTACTTCTCTCCCTTCTGAGGAACAACGGTGCAGAGACAACATCACAGGTCGGTACCCTCAGATTAACTCAACCTCTGCTGAAGTGACTCAATCTTTGCTTTCCACAAACAGAGATGCCCCCCTACCCACTCCCAACCCACGTCCGTTTACTCAGCAGGACTCTGTGGTCATCTCTCTGCTGGCTGTCTTATGTGTATTAGTTGCATTCCTCATGTTGGCAGTGTTGCTTGTACTGAAAAAGGTACTTCGGAGCCAACAGAGAGTGGCTCCACTTGATGGAGGATCTGGTGGATga
- the tmem119a gene encoding transmembrane protein 119, with amino-acid sequence MKSRLVFHITCVTLLSLCCTVCHSTPLFHNTTMDGSGDAELELLFPTSFSTRAPVQVTAATGAPSLTNTITTTMIRLKDFVLSRVVDFLQEHLLIIIVVTSLLIVMVFIICCASAMSHKRKLEAYKPPAQPSRKYMADKTAGSKNSSDTQERPYAVDHVKRVQTQSMASPKNLRLPSKALVGERGRDVRSSPRQEVRKVREAEEVEKRREEPKHKEKHREEVHQSSSPSTSSSKPVCTCHLKKAHH; translated from the coding sequence ATGAAGTCCCGCTTGGTTTTTCACATCACCTGTGTGACCCTGCTGTCACTCTGCTGTACTGTGTGTCACTCCACTCCTCTGTTCCATAACACCACCATGGATGGCAGTGGTGATGCAGAGCTGGAACTCCTTTTCCCGACTTCTTTCTCCACCCGAGCACCTGTTCAAGTCACCGCTGCCACTGGTGCTCCCAGCCTCACcaacaccatcaccaccaccatgatCCGCCTGAAGGACTTTGTCCTGAGCAGAGTGGTCGACTTCCTGCAGGAGCATCTACTAATCATCATTGTCGTGACCTCCCTTCTCATCGTCATGGTCTTCATCATCTGCTGCGCCTCTGCCATGAGCCACAAGCGCAAGCTGGAGGCCTACAAGCCCCCTGCTCAACCATCCAGGAAGTATATGGCAGACAAAACTGCAGGGAGCAAGAATTCAAGTGACACCCAGGAGAGGCCGTACGCTGTTGACCACGTCAAGAGAGTCCAGACTCAGAGCATGGCCTCCCCCAAGAACCTGCGCCTGCCCTCGAAGGctctggtgggagagagggggagagacgTCAGGTCTTCACCTCGCCAGGAGGTCAGGAAGGTCAGGGAGGCAGAGGAGGTGGAAAAGCGGAGAGAAGAGCCCAAGCACAAAGAGAAGCACAGAGAGGAGGTGCATCAGAGCTCCAGTCCCAGCACCAGCTCTAGTAAGCCCGTCTGCACCTGCCATCTTAAAAAGGCCCACCACTAG